A DNA window from Microcystis aeruginosa NIES-843 contains the following coding sequences:
- the dapB gene encoding 4-hydroxy-tetrahydrodipicolinate reductase: MTENRGPIPVVVNGAAGKMGREVIKAVARADDMILVGAVDRNPAFRGQDVGEVAGCEPLEVPILDDLPSVLVLATQEKVQGVMVDFTHPDGVYDNTRSAIAYGVRPVVGTTGLSAAQLQDLAEFAEKASTGCLVIPNFSIGMVLLQQAALQASRYFDHVEIIELHHNQKADAPSGTALKTAELLAELGKTFNPAQVSEKETIPGARGGLTAENIRIHSVRLPGLIAHQEVIFGSPGEIYTLRHDTSDRSCYMPGVLLSIRKVTQLQSLVYGLEKIL; the protein is encoded by the coding sequence ATGACCGAAAATAGAGGACCGATTCCTGTAGTTGTCAACGGTGCAGCCGGTAAAATGGGACGGGAAGTCATTAAAGCCGTTGCTCGTGCCGACGATATGATCTTAGTGGGTGCAGTGGATCGAAATCCAGCTTTTCGAGGTCAAGATGTGGGGGAAGTGGCCGGTTGTGAACCCCTAGAAGTGCCGATTCTCGACGATTTACCGAGTGTTTTAGTCCTGGCAACTCAGGAAAAAGTGCAAGGGGTGATGGTGGATTTTACCCATCCCGACGGTGTTTATGACAATACCCGCAGTGCGATCGCCTATGGAGTGCGTCCCGTGGTGGGAACTACGGGATTATCGGCGGCACAACTACAAGATTTAGCCGAATTTGCCGAAAAAGCCAGCACCGGCTGTTTAGTTATCCCCAATTTTTCCATTGGCATGGTTTTACTACAACAGGCTGCCCTGCAAGCATCCCGCTACTTTGATCATGTGGAAATTATCGAACTGCATCACAATCAAAAAGCAGACGCACCCAGTGGAACGGCGCTCAAAACCGCCGAATTACTGGCAGAATTAGGTAAAACCTTTAATCCTGCCCAAGTTTCCGAAAAAGAAACTATCCCCGGCGCTAGAGGCGGTTTAACTGCTGAGAACATCCGTATTCATAGCGTGCGTCTACCCGGTTTAATTGCCCACCAAGAAGTCATTTTCGGTTCCCCCGGGGAAATCTATACCCTTCGTCATGATACCAGCGATCGCTCCTGTTATATGCCGGGGGTTCTCCTCTCTATCCGTAAAGTTACTCAGCTGCAATCCCTCGTCTACGGTTTAGAAAAAATCCTCTAA
- a CDS encoding nucleotidyltransferase family protein, whose translation MSVNNPYLEYWQKRQKEQQEYNQKLAQEARKNLPPVIDYLKENFPITKIILFGSLVKGKFQETSDIDLAVAGIPPESFFQALGKVNLISARWIDLKPIEDLEPHFLKRVLQTGECLYASDECQ comes from the coding sequence ATGTCGGTCAATAATCCCTATCTTGAATACTGGCAAAAACGCCAAAAAGAACAGCAGGAATATAATCAAAAATTAGCTCAAGAGGCAAGGAAAAATCTTCCGCCAGTTATTGATTATTTAAAAGAAAATTTCCCAATTACAAAAATTATCCTGTTTGGTTCTCTAGTTAAAGGTAAATTTCAGGAAACTTCTGATATTGATCTAGCAGTTGCTGGCATACCCCCAGAAAGTTTTTTTCAAGCTTTAGGAAAAGTTAATTTAATTAGCGCTCGCTGGATTGATTTAAAGCCTATAGAAGACTTAGAACCTCATTTTCTTAAAAGAGTTTTGCAAACAGGAGAATGTCTTTATGCGTCCGATGAGTGCCAGTGA
- a CDS encoding ParA family protein, with amino-acid sequence MNKSYVIWNNKGGVGKSTITFHVASMYAEENLDRNVVVIDMCPQANSSVMLMGGGMKAENYLQELIIKETPRTVVGYLTDSALKKDTSDANRYLLQLKAINDNLSPNIFLMCGDGNLELIAPLLADRANTVPLSSADSPWVEIHSIMKNFTERSIFGKPTTFFIDTNPSFSIYTQIAILSGQKLLIPINADDSSIYAISGLFNLVWGTEKEHPVYGNYTFANKVHKYGLERPKIALLLGNRFTQKSGTAHAFKALSEEAVRKMFSEYQRNKCRFVDGDKYNYDEAQFEKAYNYEIRDFNSAGVVSANQGLPLSKMLDTPHYLVYKEDIQVSKDQRTKCHSVIKKLVARL; translated from the coding sequence ATGAATAAAAGCTACGTTATTTGGAACAATAAAGGCGGAGTTGGCAAAAGCACTATTACTTTTCACGTTGCATCTATGTATGCAGAAGAAAACTTAGATCGAAATGTTGTAGTTATAGATATGTGTCCACAAGCAAATTCCTCGGTAATGCTTATGGGCGGTGGAATGAAAGCTGAAAACTATCTTCAAGAGCTAATTATTAAAGAGACTCCTAGAACCGTAGTTGGCTATTTGACAGATAGTGCTTTAAAGAAAGATACAAGTGATGCTAATCGATACTTGCTTCAATTAAAAGCAATTAATGATAATTTGTCACCAAATATTTTTTTAATGTGTGGTGATGGAAATCTTGAGTTAATTGCGCCTCTTTTAGCAGACAGAGCAAACACAGTACCCCTATCAAGTGCAGATTCTCCCTGGGTTGAAATACATTCTATTATGAAGAACTTTACAGAACGCTCTATTTTTGGTAAGCCCACTACATTTTTTATTGATACTAATCCTAGTTTTTCAATTTATACACAAATTGCAATTTTATCAGGACAGAAACTATTGATTCCTATAAATGCTGATGATTCTTCAATTTATGCCATATCTGGGTTGTTTAATCTAGTTTGGGGAACAGAAAAAGAACATCCCGTATATGGTAATTATACATTTGCCAATAAAGTTCATAAGTATGGGCTAGAGAGACCCAAAATCGCCTTGCTTTTGGGAAATAGATTTACTCAGAAAAGTGGTACCGCCCACGCTTTTAAAGCATTGTCAGAAGAGGCTGTCAGAAAAATGTTTTCAGAGTATCAAAGAAATAAATGTCGTTTTGTTGATGGGGACAAATACAACTATGATGAAGCACAGTTTGAAAAAGCATATAACTATGAAATAAGAGATTTTAATAGTGCTGGAGTAGTATCCGCCAATCAAGGATTACCCTTGAGCAAAATGTTAGATACACCTCATTATTTAGTTTATAAAGAAGATATACAGGTCTCGAAAGACCAGAGAACAAAATGCCATAGTGTGATTAAAAAACTTGTCGCAAGATTATAA
- a CDS encoding serine/threonine protein kinase: MLPGQILGDRYQIQSQLGKQTGRRTFLAQDLKTGATVVVKLLIFSPDFEWTDLKLFKREAETLKHLDCRSIPEYIDYFEVRTDTYQGFALVQSYIEAKSLKEQVETGRKFTEADLQELAKSILGILIYLHGLNPPIIHRDLKPSNILLKDRSGHSIGNVYLIDFGSVQTVAQQEQATLTIVGTYGYMPPEQFGGRTVAASDLYSLGATLIYLATGIHPADLPQKDGKIQLNNLANLSPAFVHWLGQLLEPSLEKRFISAQAANQALNTLHEIQLTASNLEKPAGSRVQLQKSEEKIKISLPPEGFTPKLIFLGAFAIAWNAFLLVWTGGAVSIPLWISWFFLLFSLPFWFVGLGMLYQIIYCLKGEEIITIDSQEIVAIQRIWGLTLPGKNKMARQHINKLVKADGYHSKDGDGDQVYVPMALTIWVGTKEYTISSKTKEYLSQPEIEWLAAELSQWLGIPITNK, from the coding sequence ATGCTGCCAGGGCAAATTTTAGGCGATCGATACCAAATCCAAAGTCAGTTAGGTAAACAAACCGGAAGACGCACTTTTCTCGCCCAAGATCTAAAAACGGGCGCTACTGTTGTCGTCAAATTATTAATCTTCAGTCCCGATTTTGAATGGACAGATTTAAAACTTTTTAAACGGGAAGCCGAAACTCTTAAACATCTAGATTGTCGCTCGATTCCTGAATATATCGACTATTTTGAAGTTCGCACCGATACCTATCAAGGTTTTGCCCTTGTTCAGAGTTATATCGAGGCTAAATCTCTCAAGGAACAGGTAGAAACCGGTCGCAAATTTACTGAAGCAGACCTACAAGAATTAGCTAAATCTATCCTAGGTATTTTAATTTATCTCCATGGACTTAATCCGCCAATTATCCACCGGGATTTGAAACCTAGTAATATCTTATTAAAAGATCGCTCGGGCCATAGTATCGGCAATGTTTATTTAATTGATTTTGGTTCTGTCCAGACTGTTGCCCAACAGGAACAGGCCACTTTAACTATTGTCGGAACCTACGGTTATATGCCCCCCGAACAATTCGGTGGTCGCACCGTTGCCGCTTCTGATTTATACAGTTTAGGAGCCACTTTAATCTATCTAGCTACAGGCATTCATCCCGCCGATTTACCCCAAAAAGATGGCAAGATTCAATTAAATAATTTAGCCAATTTAAGCCCTGCTTTTGTTCATTGGTTAGGGCAATTACTTGAACCTAGTCTCGAGAAAAGGTTTATTTCAGCACAAGCAGCAAATCAAGCTTTAAATACTCTCCACGAAATTCAATTAACTGCCTCGAACCTTGAAAAACCCGCAGGGAGTCGGGTACAGTTGCAAAAAAGCGAGGAGAAAATTAAAATATCTTTACCTCCCGAAGGTTTTACCCCTAAATTAATTTTTCTTGGAGCCTTTGCCATCGCTTGGAACGCTTTTTTATTAGTATGGACAGGAGGAGCAGTTTCCATTCCTCTGTGGATAAGTTGGTTTTTTCTGCTCTTTTCCTTGCCTTTTTGGTTTGTGGGTTTAGGAATGCTTTACCAGATTATTTATTGTCTCAAAGGGGAGGAAATTATCACTATTGATAGTCAAGAAATTGTTGCCATTCAGCGAATTTGGGGTTTGACACTTCCGGGCAAAAATAAAATGGCACGGCAACATATTAATAAACTGGTGAAAGCTGATGGTTATCATAGCAAAGATGGTGATGGCGATCAAGTTTATGTACCGATGGCTTTAACTATTTGGGTGGGGACTAAAGAATATACTATTAGCAGTAAAACAAAAGAATATCTGAGTCAACCCGAAATTGAATGGTTAGCAGCGGAATTAAGCCAATGGCTAGGAATACCAATTACTAATAAGTAG
- a CDS encoding ABC transporter ATP-binding protein, with the protein MTLAVAIEKLKKSYGQTAAVKDISFTVAAAEIFGLLGPNGAGKTTTIRCLCTLAKPDGGKIEVGGVDALNNPKSARKRLGYVAQEVALDKMLTGRELLQLQAAIYHIPAQKSRERIKELINLLGLEEYADKKTGTYSGGIKKRLDLAAGLLHQPEVLVLDEPTVGLDIESRLIVWDFLRQLRAAGTSVLITSHYLEEIDALADNLAIIDNGIVIARGTPSQLKEQLGGDRITLKVREFSPEEEALKAKELLSRLPFVEEVIVNTVQGNSLNLIVAANSNPLSKIEQTLAESGLPVFSMAQSRPSLDDVYLAATGRTLMDAEIAAASSRDLKAEKKQAMKES; encoded by the coding sequence ATGACCCTTGCGGTGGCGATCGAAAAGTTAAAAAAATCCTACGGTCAGACAGCAGCGGTTAAAGATATCTCCTTTACCGTGGCAGCGGCAGAAATCTTCGGTTTACTCGGTCCCAATGGTGCGGGGAAAACCACCACGATTCGCTGTCTTTGTACCCTTGCTAAACCCGATGGCGGCAAAATCGAGGTGGGGGGTGTCGATGCCCTGAATAACCCCAAATCCGCCCGTAAACGCCTGGGTTACGTTGCCCAAGAAGTCGCCCTTGATAAAATGCTCACGGGCCGGGAACTGTTGCAACTACAAGCGGCTATCTATCACATTCCTGCTCAAAAGTCAAGAGAGCGCATCAAAGAATTAATAAATCTTTTAGGATTAGAGGAATACGCCGACAAAAAAACAGGAACCTATTCCGGCGGCATCAAAAAACGGCTGGATTTAGCGGCGGGATTACTGCATCAGCCGGAAGTTTTGGTGCTGGATGAACCGACTGTGGGACTCGATATCGAAAGTCGTTTGATTGTCTGGGATTTTCTGCGACAATTGCGGGCGGCCGGAACCAGTGTGTTAATTACCAGCCATTATCTCGAAGAAATTGACGCCTTGGCCGATAACTTGGCAATTATCGACAATGGTATCGTCATCGCTCGCGGTACCCCCTCACAACTGAAGGAGCAACTGGGCGGCGATCGCATTACCCTAAAAGTGCGAGAATTTTCCCCAGAGGAAGAAGCCCTAAAAGCGAAAGAGTTATTATCCCGTCTGCCTTTTGTCGAGGAAGTGATCGTTAATACCGTCCAGGGTAACTCCCTGAATCTCATCGTGGCGGCCAATAGCAATCCTTTAAGCAAAATTGAACAAACCCTAGCCGAATCGGGATTACCCGTGTTCAGCATGGCCCAATCCCGTCCTAGTCTCGATGATGTCTATCTGGCGGCCACCGGACGCACCCTGATGGATGCGGAAATTGCCGCCGCCAGCAGTCGCGACCTCAAGGCGGAGAAAAAACAAGCGATGAAGGAATCCTAG
- a CDS encoding 2Fe-2S iron-sulfur cluster-binding protein: MTTTYKVEISHLGTTQTIEVREDQTILQAAYDAGIDLPSSCNAGVCTTCAAQLSQGSVEQGEGMGLSPDLQKEGYALLCVAYPRSDIKLESGKEEVVYQRQFGKP; encoded by the coding sequence ATGACCACAACCTACAAAGTAGAAATTTCTCATTTAGGAACCACACAAACGATCGAAGTTAGGGAAGATCAAACTATACTACAGGCGGCCTACGATGCGGGGATTGACTTACCCAGTTCTTGCAATGCGGGCGTATGTACTACCTGCGCCGCTCAACTTTCCCAGGGTAGCGTCGAACAAGGTGAGGGCATGGGATTATCCCCCGACCTGCAAAAAGAAGGCTATGCTTTGTTATGTGTGGCCTATCCTCGCTCCGATATTAAACTGGAATCTGGCAAGGAAGAAGTAGTTTATCAACGTCAATTCGGGAAACCCTAG
- the fabG gene encoding 3-oxoacyl-ACP reductase FabG, producing the protein MKDKRVLLTGGTGGLGLGVTPAVLHHGGHLTMTYREEREVGRLKSRLSAAEFERIRFVRVDLTQETAVARLIDDLGRVDVLIHLVGGFTMGATEEFSYEDWLKMFDLNLHSTFLLCKHCLRSMKLHNYGRIVTIGSRGAVQPGANLAAYCASKAAVVALTQAIAEETKQTNITANVVLPSIIDTPGNREAMGEANAKDWVSPQSLAEVICFLAGEGAKDLRGAAIPVYGSL; encoded by the coding sequence ATGAAAGATAAACGGGTATTGCTGACCGGCGGTACGGGAGGACTGGGTTTAGGAGTCACTCCGGCGGTTTTACACCATGGCGGTCATCTAACCATGACCTATCGGGAGGAAAGGGAGGTAGGTCGTCTGAAATCTCGGCTGAGTGCGGCGGAATTTGAGCGTATTCGCTTTGTCAGGGTGGATTTAACCCAAGAAACTGCCGTGGCTAGATTAATTGATGATCTCGGTCGGGTCGATGTCTTAATTCATCTAGTCGGGGGTTTTACCATGGGGGCGACGGAGGAGTTTAGTTATGAAGATTGGCTAAAAATGTTCGATTTAAACCTCCATAGCACTTTTTTACTGTGTAAACACTGTTTACGCTCGATGAAACTTCATAATTATGGTCGTATCGTCACTATCGGTTCTCGTGGTGCCGTACAACCGGGGGCAAATTTGGCCGCCTATTGTGCCTCGAAAGCGGCGGTAGTGGCTTTAACTCAAGCGATCGCAGAAGAAACCAAACAGACTAATATTACCGCTAACGTGGTTTTGCCCAGCATTATCGATACTCCGGGCAACCGGGAAGCGATGGGAGAGGCAAATGCCAAGGACTGGGTAAGTCCCCAATCTCTAGCCGAGGTGATCTGTTTTCTGGCAGGGGAAGGGGCGAAAGACTTGCGCGGGGCGGCAATTCCCGTCTATGGTTCCCTGTGA
- a CDS encoding nucleotidyltransferase family protein, which produces MSAFPTPELDKILKEKDIQGEQQRQTLLAKTQQWLHENAVKYGINRAYIFGSVTRPYKFHPGSDVDIAVENINPELHFEAISILSYYLGREVDIILLKNCHFAHRIREEGILWTTDN; this is translated from the coding sequence ATGAGCGCTTTTCCTACCCCAGAACTCGATAAAATCCTCAAAGAAAAAGATATTCAAGGAGAACAGCAAAGACAAACCCTGCTGGCGAAAACTCAACAATGGCTTCATGAAAATGCCGTAAAATACGGAATTAATCGAGCTTATATCTTTGGCTCCGTGACTCGTCCCTATAAATTTCACCCCGGTTCTGATGTGGATATTGCCGTCGAAAATATCAATCCCGAACTGCACTTTGAGGCTATTAGTATTCTTTCCTATTATCTGGGGAGAGAGGTGGATATTATTCTGCTGAAAAACTGTCATTTTGCCCACCGAATTCGGGAAGAAGGAATTTTATGGACAACCGACAACTAA
- a CDS encoding divergent PAP2 family protein, translated as MQDFEQVLHNQILLVSLLACFTAQGLKALIELIRDGKVSLRYLVSSGGMPSAHSALVGALATGVGLQMGWSSPEFAIAALFAVIVMYDAAGVRQAAGKQARILNQIIDEMFQEGKEFNEERLKELIGHTPFQVLVGLSLGIGIAMVLLCH; from the coding sequence ATGCAGGACTTCGAGCAGGTGTTACACAATCAAATACTGCTAGTCTCTCTTTTAGCTTGTTTCACTGCCCAGGGATTAAAAGCGCTGATTGAGTTAATCCGCGATGGTAAGGTGAGTCTGCGCTATCTAGTCTCGTCGGGAGGAATGCCTAGCGCTCACTCGGCGCTGGTGGGGGCCTTGGCTACTGGGGTAGGATTACAGATGGGTTGGTCTAGTCCCGAATTTGCGATTGCGGCGCTTTTTGCGGTTATTGTTATGTATGATGCGGCTGGAGTGCGTCAGGCAGCAGGAAAACAGGCCCGGATTCTCAATCAAATTATCGATGAAATGTTCCAGGAGGGCAAGGAATTTAACGAGGAACGTTTAAAGGAATTAATTGGTCATACTCCTTTTCAAGTGCTGGTCGGTTTAAGTTTGGGTATCGGTATCGCCATGGTGCTGCTCTGTCATTAA
- the def gene encoding peptide deformylase: MSATITVEKRKLEKPPLELHYLGDRVLRQPAKRIAKVDDSIRQLAREMLQTMYSSNGIGLAAPQVAVNKQLIVIDCEHDKPENPPLILINPQIIGYSRELCKAEEGCLSIPDVFLDVIRPQAIEVSYKDEQGKPRKLQANGLLARVIQHEMDHLNGVMFVDRVDNDLALNEELKKHGFSVQAVKPVEKVTK; this comes from the coding sequence ATGAGCGCCACTATTACCGTAGAAAAACGCAAATTAGAAAAACCCCCTTTAGAACTGCATTATCTCGGCGATCGAGTCCTGCGTCAACCGGCCAAGCGGATTGCTAAAGTCGATGACAGCATCCGCCAATTAGCCAGAGAAATGCTGCAAACTATGTATAGTTCCAATGGTATCGGTTTAGCGGCTCCGCAAGTGGCAGTCAATAAACAATTGATTGTCATCGATTGTGAACACGATAAACCGGAAAATCCGCCCCTAATTCTGATTAATCCCCAAATTATCGGTTATAGTCGGGAATTGTGCAAAGCGGAAGAGGGTTGTTTGAGTATTCCCGATGTGTTTTTAGATGTCATCCGTCCCCAAGCGATCGAAGTGAGTTATAAAGATGAACAGGGGAAACCGCGAAAACTGCAAGCTAACGGTTTACTAGCGCGGGTAATTCAACACGAAATGGACCATCTTAATGGTGTCATGTTCGTGGACAGAGTAGATAACGATTTGGCACTCAATGAAGAATTAAAAAAACACGGTTTTTCCGTGCAAGCGGTGAAACCGGTCGAGAAAGTGACAAAATAA
- the pyrG gene encoding glutamine hydrolyzing CTP synthase: MSKFVFVTGGVVSSIGKGIVAASLGRLLKSRDYSVSILKLDPYINVDPGTMSPFQHGEVFVTDDGAETDLDLGHYERFTDTELSRLNSVTTGSIYQAVLNKERRGAYMGGTVQVIPHVTNEIKERILRVAKDTNPDIVITEIGGTVGDIESLPFLEAIRQFRKDVGRNNVVYMHVTLIPWIPAAKEMKTKPTQHSVKELRSIGIQPDVLVCRCHLPLQPGLKEKLSAFCDVPVESVITAQDASSIYEVPLNLEKEGLAQQTLELLNLGPRYPHLEEWENLIRQMQSPGQKLEIAIVGKYVQLGDAYLSVVEALKHAAIALNSEIELRWVSAEDVDNDSAEAHLSGVDGIVVPGGFGIRGVDGKIKAIEYARVNNIPFLGLCLGMQCSIIEWGRNVARLERANSSEFEEDTPNPVINLLPEQADVVDLGGTMRLGLYPCRLNPDSLAFSLYGQEVIYERHRHRYEFNNAYRSLFFETGYLVSGTSPDGRLVEIIELPKHPFFIATQFHPEFRSRPNKAHPLFSGFMKAALKGREEKFSLSSQHSAVS, encoded by the coding sequence ATGAGTAAATTTGTCTTTGTCACTGGGGGAGTCGTCTCCAGTATTGGGAAAGGGATTGTCGCTGCTAGTTTGGGAAGATTGTTAAAAAGTCGGGATTATTCCGTCTCAATTCTGAAATTAGACCCCTATATCAACGTGGATCCGGGTACGATGAGTCCTTTTCAACACGGAGAGGTATTTGTCACCGATGATGGGGCCGAAACCGACCTCGACCTTGGCCACTACGAACGTTTTACCGATACGGAACTCTCCCGTCTCAATAGCGTGACTACTGGCTCGATTTATCAAGCGGTATTGAATAAAGAGCGCCGTGGTGCTTATATGGGGGGAACCGTGCAGGTAATTCCCCATGTTACCAACGAAATCAAGGAAAGGATTCTCCGGGTGGCCAAAGATACCAACCCCGATATTGTCATTACAGAAATTGGTGGTACGGTGGGAGATATCGAATCTTTGCCTTTTTTAGAAGCAATTAGGCAATTTAGGAAGGATGTAGGTCGAAATAACGTGGTTTATATGCACGTTACCCTAATTCCTTGGATTCCGGCCGCGAAGGAGATGAAAACTAAACCGACGCAACACTCGGTTAAGGAATTAAGATCGATCGGGATTCAACCGGATGTGTTAGTCTGTCGTTGTCATCTACCCCTACAACCGGGGTTAAAAGAAAAACTCTCAGCTTTCTGTGATGTGCCGGTGGAATCGGTGATTACTGCTCAGGATGCCAGCAGTATCTACGAAGTTCCCCTCAATCTGGAAAAAGAGGGATTAGCGCAACAAACCCTAGAATTATTAAACCTGGGTCCCCGATACCCCCATCTGGAGGAGTGGGAAAATCTCATCCGACAGATGCAATCCCCCGGTCAAAAATTAGAGATAGCTATCGTTGGTAAATATGTGCAATTGGGGGATGCTTATCTCTCGGTGGTGGAGGCCCTCAAACACGCTGCTATTGCCCTTAATAGCGAGATAGAATTGCGTTGGGTAAGTGCCGAAGATGTGGATAACGATTCGGCCGAAGCTCATTTAAGCGGTGTTGACGGTATTGTTGTACCAGGTGGTTTTGGTATTAGGGGTGTGGATGGCAAAATTAAGGCGATCGAGTATGCTAGGGTCAATAATATTCCTTTCTTGGGTCTCTGTTTAGGGATGCAGTGTTCGATTATCGAATGGGGTCGCAATGTGGCCCGATTAGAAAGGGCCAATAGTTCCGAATTTGAAGAGGATACACCGAATCCAGTGATTAATTTACTGCCAGAACAGGCAGATGTGGTGGATTTAGGGGGAACAATGCGCTTAGGTCTCTATCCCTGCCGTTTAAATCCCGATAGTCTGGCTTTCTCCCTCTACGGTCAAGAGGTTATCTATGAGCGCCATCGTCACCGTTACGAGTTCAATAATGCCTATCGTAGTCTCTTTTTCGAGACTGGTTATCTGGTGAGTGGCACTTCTCCCGATGGTCGTTTGGTGGAAATTATCGAACTACCAAAACATCCTTTCTTTATTGCTACCCAATTTCACCCCGAATTTCGCTCTCGTCCCAATAAAGCTCATCCTCTCTTTTCTGGTTTCATGAAAGCGGCCCTCAAGGGTAGAGAGGAAAAGTTCTCCCTGAGTAGTCAGCATTCGGCTGTCAGTTAG
- the crtE gene encoding geranylgeranyl diphosphate synthase CrtE, with protein sequence MVTRGEQGVEVRKNESFSLASYLEEKRLIVESALDSSLVIGNPAKIYEAMRYSLLAGGKRLRPILCLATCELMGGSLEMALPTACALEMIHTMSLIHDDLPAMDNDDYRRGKLTNHKVFGEDIAILAGDGLLAYAFEYVATQTRNVPPLQILEVIARLGRTVGAAGLVGGQVLDLESAGKPDISAETLGFIHTQKTGALLETSVVSGAVLAGAKAEDIAKLARYAQNIGLAFQIIDDVLDITATKEELGKTAGKDLQAQKATYPSLWGIEESRQQAQQLIDSAIGELSGYDEAAEPLRAIAEYIVNRKN encoded by the coding sequence ATGGTTACTAGGGGCGAACAAGGGGTAGAAGTGAGGAAAAACGAGAGCTTTTCTCTGGCTTCCTATCTGGAGGAAAAGCGGTTAATTGTCGAGTCAGCTTTAGATAGCTCTTTAGTTATCGGCAATCCTGCCAAAATCTACGAGGCGATGCGCTATTCTCTCCTCGCTGGCGGCAAACGTCTGCGGCCGATTTTATGTCTGGCTACCTGTGAATTGATGGGGGGTTCCCTAGAGATGGCTTTACCCACCGCTTGCGCCCTGGAAATGATTCACACTATGTCATTAATTCATGACGATTTACCCGCCATGGATAACGATGATTACCGACGCGGGAAATTAACCAATCATAAGGTTTTTGGCGAAGATATCGCTATTTTAGCCGGGGATGGTCTCCTAGCCTACGCTTTCGAGTATGTGGCTACCCAGACTCGTAATGTACCTCCCCTACAGATTTTAGAGGTAATTGCCCGTTTAGGTCGCACTGTCGGGGCAGCGGGTTTAGTGGGAGGTCAGGTTTTAGACTTGGAATCCGCAGGAAAACCCGATATTTCGGCAGAAACTCTCGGTTTTATCCATACTCAGAAAACGGGGGCCTTGTTGGAGACTTCTGTGGTGTCGGGGGCAGTTTTAGCGGGGGCAAAAGCGGAAGATATAGCTAAATTAGCCCGTTATGCCCAAAATATTGGCTTGGCTTTCCAAATTATCGATGATGTTCTCGATATCACGGCGACAAAGGAGGAATTGGGCAAAACCGCCGGTAAGGATCTACAGGCACAAAAAGCCACCTATCCTAGTCTCTGGGGGATAGAAGAGTCCCGCCAGCAAGCTCAACAGTTAATAGATAGTGCCATCGGTGAATTGAGTGGCTACGATGAGGCCGCTGAACCTTTACGGGCCATCGCCGAGTATATTGTTAATCGTAAAAATTAA
- the plsY gene encoding glycerol-3-phosphate 1-O-acyltransferase PlsY, which yields MLIPILISLTILLLSYLLGSIPTGYLIGKYSKGIDIRDYGSGSTGATNVLRTLGKTAGATVLLIDMLKGMVAVALVRGLYFIDVNPLPESWYYWLIIGAALGAVIGHSKSIFLNFSGGKSVATSLGVLLVMNPLVACVTLASFLVILALFRIVSLGSIIGALVVNILMVVLGQPLPYILFSLMGGIYVIVRHQGNIKRLLAGTEPKIGQKVQQSSEVS from the coding sequence ATGCTTATTCCGATTCTTATCAGTCTTACTATCTTACTTTTATCCTATCTGCTCGGTTCGATTCCCACGGGTTATTTAATCGGTAAATACAGCAAAGGTATCGATATTCGTGACTATGGTTCCGGTTCCACTGGGGCCACCAATGTGTTGAGAACTCTGGGAAAAACTGCCGGGGCGACGGTGTTATTAATTGATATGTTAAAGGGAATGGTGGCGGTGGCCCTGGTACGAGGACTATATTTTATTGATGTCAATCCTCTCCCAGAAAGTTGGTATTATTGGTTAATTATCGGGGCAGCATTGGGTGCAGTCATCGGTCATAGTAAATCGATTTTCTTGAATTTTAGTGGTGGTAAATCCGTCGCCACCAGTTTAGGGGTTTTATTAGTGATGAATCCCCTAGTGGCTTGCGTAACTTTGGCGAGTTTTTTAGTTATTCTGGCACTTTTCCGGATTGTTTCTTTAGGTTCGATTATCGGGGCGCTGGTGGTGAATATTTTAATGGTTGTTTTGGGTCAACCTCTCCCCTATATTTTATTTAGTTTGATGGGGGGAATCTATGTGATTGTTCGTCATCAGGGTAATATTAAAAGATTGTTGGCAGGGACGGAACCAAAAATAGGTCAGAAAGTACAGCAATCATCGGAAGTAAGTTAA